A region from the Euleptes europaea isolate rEulEur1 chromosome 13, rEulEur1.hap1, whole genome shotgun sequence genome encodes:
- the RSRC2 gene encoding arginine/serine-rich coiled-coil protein 2 isoform X1 has product MAASDTEREAAAPEKSSPDREKKREQSDTSSSPRTSKHHFSRSRSHSRERKRKSDNDGKKYRSRSRSKEARRHGSKEKSSKKHKSEDHNDKEHSSDKGRDSLNTSENGEDRHKRKEKKSSRGRSHSRSKSHERRHRSRSRDRKKSRSRSRDRKRRVRSRSRSRSRHRHRSRSRSRTRSRSREKKKRPEKPRRFSRSHSRTPSPPPFRGRNTAMDAQEALARRLERAKKLQEQREKELVEKQKQQEMAAAAAATGSSVINVAALLASGTQVTPQIAMAAQMAALQAKALAETGIAVPSYYNPAAVNPMKFAEQEKKRKMLWQGKKEGDKSQSAEIWEKLNFGNKDQNVKFRKLMGIKSEEEAGSSSVDEESYKTLKQQEEVFRNLDAQYEMARSQTHTQRGMGLGFTSSMRGMDAV; this is encoded by the exons ATGGCG GCTAGTGATACAGAGCGAGAGGCAGCAGCCCCAGAAAAGTCATCTCCTGacagagagaagaaaagagaacaGTCAGATACGTCTAGTTCTCCTAGAACTTCAAAGCATCATTTCTCAAGGTCTCGTTCACATTCAAGAGAAAGAAAACGGAAATCAG ATAATGACGGGAAAAAATACAGAAGCCGGAGCAGAAGCAAAGAG GCAAGAAGACACGGGTCCAAAGAAAAATCGTCCAAAAAGCACAAATCGGAAGACCATAATGACAAAGAACACTCTTCTGATAAAGGAAGAGACAGCCTGAATACCTCCGAAAATGGTGAGGATCGGCATAAGCGCAAAGAGAAAAAATCCTCAAGAGGACGGAGTCATTCAAGGTCTAAGTCTCATGAAAG GCGTCACCGTAGTAGAAGCCGTGATAGAAAAAAGTCACGTTCTCGAAGCAGAGATAGAAAGCGGCGTGTAAGATCACGTTCTAGATCAAGATCTAGACACAGGCATAGAAGTCGGAGCAGGAGCAGAACTAGAAGTAGAAGCAG agaaaaaaagaagagaccTGAAAAACCCAGAAGATTCAGCAGAAGTCACAGCAGAACTCCTAGCCCTCCACCCTTTAGGGGACGAAATACAGCAATGGACGCCCAAGAAGCTTTGGCCAGAAG ATTGGAAAGAGCAAAAAAACTTCaagaacagagagagaaagaacttGTTGAAAAACAGAAGCaacaggaaatggctgctg CGGCAGCTGCCACTGGAAGTTCTGTCATTAACGTCGCTGCTCTTCTGGCCTCCGGAACACAAGTCACTCCTCAGATTGCCATGGCGGCTCAAATGGCAGCCCTGCAGGCAAAGGCCTTGGCAGAGACAGGAATAGCCGTTCCAAGCTATTATAACCCAGCAGCAGTGAATCCAATGAAGTTTGCAGAACAAGAGAAGAAGCGGAAAATGCTGTGGCAAGGCAAAAAAGAAGGG GATAAATCACAATCAGCAGAAATCTGGGAGAAACTGAACTTTGGAAATAAGGACCAAAATGTCAAATTTAGAAAACTGATGGGTATCAAG AGTGAGGAGGAAGCTGGTAGTAGTTCAGTGGATGAAGAAAGTTATAAGACTTTGAAACAGCAGGAAGAAGTATTCAGAAACCTAGATGCACAATATGAAATGGCAAGGTCACAGACTCACACACAAAGAGGAATGGGATTGGGATT
- the RSRC2 gene encoding arginine/serine-rich coiled-coil protein 2 isoform X2: MTGKNTEAGAEAKRTNFFLKQARRHGSKEKSSKKHKSEDHNDKEHSSDKGRDSLNTSENGEDRHKRKEKKSSRGRSHSRSKSHERRHRSRSRDRKKSRSRSRDRKRRVRSRSRSRSRHRHRSRSRSRTRSRSREKKKRPEKPRRFSRSHSRTPSPPPFRGRNTAMDAQEALARRLERAKKLQEQREKELVEKQKQQEMAAAAAATGSSVINVAALLASGTQVTPQIAMAAQMAALQAKALAETGIAVPSYYNPAAVNPMKFAEQEKKRKMLWQGKKEGDKSQSAEIWEKLNFGNKDQNVKFRKLMGIKSEEEAGSSSVDEESYKTLKQQEEVFRNLDAQYEMARSQTHTQRGMGLGFTSSMRGMDAV; encoded by the exons ATGACGGGAAAAAATACAGAAGCCGGAGCAGAAGCAAAGAG aaccaacttcttcttaaaaCAGGCAAGAAGACACGGGTCCAAAGAAAAATCGTCCAAAAAGCACAAATCGGAAGACCATAATGACAAAGAACACTCTTCTGATAAAGGAAGAGACAGCCTGAATACCTCCGAAAATGGTGAGGATCGGCATAAGCGCAAAGAGAAAAAATCCTCAAGAGGACGGAGTCATTCAAGGTCTAAGTCTCATGAAAG GCGTCACCGTAGTAGAAGCCGTGATAGAAAAAAGTCACGTTCTCGAAGCAGAGATAGAAAGCGGCGTGTAAGATCACGTTCTAGATCAAGATCTAGACACAGGCATAGAAGTCGGAGCAGGAGCAGAACTAGAAGTAGAAGCAG agaaaaaaagaagagaccTGAAAAACCCAGAAGATTCAGCAGAAGTCACAGCAGAACTCCTAGCCCTCCACCCTTTAGGGGACGAAATACAGCAATGGACGCCCAAGAAGCTTTGGCCAGAAG ATTGGAAAGAGCAAAAAAACTTCaagaacagagagagaaagaacttGTTGAAAAACAGAAGCaacaggaaatggctgctg CGGCAGCTGCCACTGGAAGTTCTGTCATTAACGTCGCTGCTCTTCTGGCCTCCGGAACACAAGTCACTCCTCAGATTGCCATGGCGGCTCAAATGGCAGCCCTGCAGGCAAAGGCCTTGGCAGAGACAGGAATAGCCGTTCCAAGCTATTATAACCCAGCAGCAGTGAATCCAATGAAGTTTGCAGAACAAGAGAAGAAGCGGAAAATGCTGTGGCAAGGCAAAAAAGAAGGG GATAAATCACAATCAGCAGAAATCTGGGAGAAACTGAACTTTGGAAATAAGGACCAAAATGTCAAATTTAGAAAACTGATGGGTATCAAG AGTGAGGAGGAAGCTGGTAGTAGTTCAGTGGATGAAGAAAGTTATAAGACTTTGAAACAGCAGGAAGAAGTATTCAGAAACCTAGATGCACAATATGAAATGGCAAGGTCACAGACTCACACACAAAGAGGAATGGGATTGGGATT
- the RSRC2 gene encoding arginine/serine-rich coiled-coil protein 2 isoform X3, with protein MIRTNFFLKQARRHGSKEKSSKKHKSEDHNDKEHSSDKGRDSLNTSENGEDRHKRKEKKSSRGRSHSRSKSHERRHRSRSRDRKKSRSRSRDRKRRVRSRSRSRSRHRHRSRSRSRTRSRSREKKKRPEKPRRFSRSHSRTPSPPPFRGRNTAMDAQEALARRLERAKKLQEQREKELVEKQKQQEMAAAAAATGSSVINVAALLASGTQVTPQIAMAAQMAALQAKALAETGIAVPSYYNPAAVNPMKFAEQEKKRKMLWQGKKEGDKSQSAEIWEKLNFGNKDQNVKFRKLMGIKSEEEAGSSSVDEESYKTLKQQEEVFRNLDAQYEMARSQTHTQRGMGLGFTSSMRGMDAV; from the exons ATGATAAG aaccaacttcttcttaaaaCAGGCAAGAAGACACGGGTCCAAAGAAAAATCGTCCAAAAAGCACAAATCGGAAGACCATAATGACAAAGAACACTCTTCTGATAAAGGAAGAGACAGCCTGAATACCTCCGAAAATGGTGAGGATCGGCATAAGCGCAAAGAGAAAAAATCCTCAAGAGGACGGAGTCATTCAAGGTCTAAGTCTCATGAAAG GCGTCACCGTAGTAGAAGCCGTGATAGAAAAAAGTCACGTTCTCGAAGCAGAGATAGAAAGCGGCGTGTAAGATCACGTTCTAGATCAAGATCTAGACACAGGCATAGAAGTCGGAGCAGGAGCAGAACTAGAAGTAGAAGCAG agaaaaaaagaagagaccTGAAAAACCCAGAAGATTCAGCAGAAGTCACAGCAGAACTCCTAGCCCTCCACCCTTTAGGGGACGAAATACAGCAATGGACGCCCAAGAAGCTTTGGCCAGAAG ATTGGAAAGAGCAAAAAAACTTCaagaacagagagagaaagaacttGTTGAAAAACAGAAGCaacaggaaatggctgctg CGGCAGCTGCCACTGGAAGTTCTGTCATTAACGTCGCTGCTCTTCTGGCCTCCGGAACACAAGTCACTCCTCAGATTGCCATGGCGGCTCAAATGGCAGCCCTGCAGGCAAAGGCCTTGGCAGAGACAGGAATAGCCGTTCCAAGCTATTATAACCCAGCAGCAGTGAATCCAATGAAGTTTGCAGAACAAGAGAAGAAGCGGAAAATGCTGTGGCAAGGCAAAAAAGAAGGG GATAAATCACAATCAGCAGAAATCTGGGAGAAACTGAACTTTGGAAATAAGGACCAAAATGTCAAATTTAGAAAACTGATGGGTATCAAG AGTGAGGAGGAAGCTGGTAGTAGTTCAGTGGATGAAGAAAGTTATAAGACTTTGAAACAGCAGGAAGAAGTATTCAGAAACCTAGATGCACAATATGAAATGGCAAGGTCACAGACTCACACACAAAGAGGAATGGGATTGGGATT